The Agaribacterium sp. ZY112 genome includes the window GAGGGGGGGAGTTTAGGCTCCGCCCCTTTCTTATCTTGTTCTGAAGGTTGCGCAGGCTTTAGACCTGGCCCATATGGCGGCCAACGATTTGTAGCAAGGGTTTAAATACTTTAGGGCTCGCGCAAACGATGTGGCCTTTTTCCAAGTAGCTATTTCCACCTCGGAAATCACTGATCATGCCACCGGCTTCTCTCACTAAGAGTACGCCACCAGCAATATCCCAGATGTTTAGGTTTACTTCCCAAAAACCATCAAAGCGGCCAGCAGCTACATAGGCTAAATCGAGCGCTGCAGAACCCGGTCGGCGAATGCCTGCGGTTTTACTGGCGACCTCTTTCATGCACTCGGCGAACGCATCAACGTGCTCTAGAGCAAAACCGTTAAAGGGGATACCAGTGCCGATTAAAGCACCGTCAAGGCTTAAGCGATTAGTTACTCGAATGCGGCGGCCGTTCAAACTGGCGCCACGACCGCGGCTTGCGGTGAATTCTTCGCGTTTGATTGGGTCGATAACCACAGCGTGCTCAATTTGACCTTTGTAGCGACAAGCGATAGAAACAGCAAAGTGAGGAATGCCGTGTAAAAAGTTGGTGGTGCCGTCGAGTGGGTCGATAATCCATTCGAACTCAGAATCTTTATTGCCTGTCACGCCGGTTTCTTCACCGATGAACTTGTGATCCGGGTAGGCTTTCTTGAGATGGTAAATGACTTCCTTTTCAGAGCTACGATCGACCTCGCTGACAAAGTCGTTGCGACCTTTTTCTTCAATCTCAATAAGGTCTACGCGCTCAAAAGCGCGTTCGAGCACTTCTGCGGCTTTACGACCGGCTTTAAGTGCTACATTCAGCATGGGTTCCATAAGCTAACTCTTGTTGCATTTTGCAAGGATGAAAGGCGCGGATTATAGCAATCACGCGGCGTTCAGGCTATGGCAAAGTGCTTAATAAGTGCTTGGCAGGGCTAGATAAAATTAAGCTAAGTTAGGGCTTTACTTACGTGCATGCACGTTATTCCAATGTTTTATCCACGCCGTAGACATGGTATTGCAGGATGTCTTTCCAGCTGACAATACCTCTGATTTCGTTAAATTCATCGACTACAGGAAGGCAAGATATGTTGTTTTCTATGAGCAAGATAGAAGCACTGTCGATTAGGGTCTCTTCATCAACACTGATGACATCACGAGCCATAAATTCGCAGCACTTAAGTTGCATTTGATGTTTGTCTAAATCTCGTTCGTGTTCAGTGCCTAAAAATGGGCTTGTATGGTGGAGTACATCTCTATCGGATAAGACGCCTACTAGTTTATTGTTTTCTTCTACGAGCAGATGGCGAAAGCTTACCTGTAAAAAGATGTCTTTTAATTTTTCTAAGCTGGTGTCACCTGTCACGGTAGTTACACTCTTTGTCATGATGTCGGCAACTAACATAATAATCTCCGTTATTTTGCCTTAGCGTTAGGTATGGGGTTAAAAACGAGCATTTGATTCTCTCGCTCTACTCGGGTGTTTTTA containing:
- a CDS encoding inositol monophosphatase is translated as MEPMLNVALKAGRKAAEVLERAFERVDLIEIEEKGRNDFVSEVDRSSEKEVIYHLKKAYPDHKFIGEETGVTGNKDSEFEWIIDPLDGTTNFLHGIPHFAVSIACRYKGQIEHAVVIDPIKREEFTASRGRGASLNGRRIRVTNRLSLDGALIGTGIPFNGFALEHVDAFAECMKEVASKTAGIRRPGSAALDLAYVAAGRFDGFWEVNLNIWDIAGGVLLVREAGGMISDFRGGNSYLEKGHIVCASPKVFKPLLQIVGRHMGQV
- a CDS encoding CBS domain-containing protein, yielding MLVADIMTKSVTTVTGDTSLEKLKDIFLQVSFRHLLVEENNKLVGVLSDRDVLHHTSPFLGTEHERDLDKHQMQLKCCEFMARDVISVDEETLIDSASILLIENNISCLPVVDEFNEIRGIVSWKDILQYHVYGVDKTLE